In Streptacidiphilus sp. P02-A3a, the DNA window GCTGGACGTCCTCGACGCCGACGGTACCCTCGGCGACACCATCCGGATCGCCGCCCCGCTGTCCGGCCGCCGCTCCAGCGGGTGCAGTTGGAGCTCGGTGGCCGCCGTGGCCGCGTCGGTGGTGCTGATCGGCGCGTTCGCCACGCTCGGCCTGCGCGACGGCACCGGCGGCGGCGTCCCCGCCGCGCGGCAGCCCGCGACCGCCACCGTGCCGGTGCTGAACGGGATCCGCCCGGCGACCGCGCAGAGCCAGCTGACCGGCTGCCTCCAGGCCGCCGTCGACGGCCGACTGACCAGCGGCAACTACTTCAGCACGCCCAGGCCGACCGACCCGGTCGGCAGCTACCGGGTGGTGATCGCCGAGCCGCACCTGTACCGGGCGATGGAGAACGGCCTGTCCACCTGGATCATCGGCAAGGGCCCCTCCGGCCAACTGGCCGGCTGCTCGGTGCCGCAGGACGCGTCCAACCCCAACGGCCGCGAGGCGCTGCTCGGCAGCAGGCCCAGCGGCGCGCTCAACAACCAGCTGACGGTGGAGTACAGCACCGGCGGGGTCAGCTCCCCGGCCCTGGACGGCACCCGCGCCTCGGTCTACGCCAACACCCTGGTCGGCCGCTACGGCGACGAGATCACCCGGATCACCGTGCGGTACCCGGGCGGCCGGGAGCACAACGCCCAGATGGCCGAGGGCGTCTGGTTCGACCAGAGCCAGCTCGCCAGCGCGGGCATGGACGGCACCGGCGCGGTGGTGCACGGCTACGGCGCCAACGGCGCGCTGCTGTTCAGCTGGACCGAGTCGGCGCCGTCCAGCGGACGCTGACCGCGCGCCGCAGCCGACCGCCCGGCTCAGCCGACCGGAACGCCGAGGCCCGGCAGCACCCGCGCGGTGGGCAGGCCCGCGAGCAGCCGTCCGGGCAGCCACAGCTTGGACCCCCGGATGCCGGAGCCGACCACCACCCGGGGGTGCTCGGCCACCGCCGGGTCCACCAGCACCGGCCAGTCGGCGGGCAGCCCGATCGGGGTGATCCCGCCGTACTCCATGCCGGTCGCCGCGAGCACCGCGTCCACCGGCGCGAACGACGCCCGGCGGGCCTCCAGGTGCCGCCGGACCAGGCCGTTGACGTCGGCCCGGGTGGTCGCGGTGACCAGGCAGGCCGCGTAGCTGGTGACGCCGCCTCGCTTGGCCGCGATGACCACGCAGTTGGCGGAGGCCTCCAGCGCGACGCCGTAGCGTCGGCAGAACTCGGCGGTGTCGGCCAGGGCCGGATCGATGGCGGCGATCTCCACCTCGGCGGCGGACCCGGCGCTCCAGCCGCCGAGGGCGGTGGCCACCGGTCCGGCCAGCAGCTCCGGCCGGGACAGCGCGGGGTAGGACTCAAGGGTCAGTTCCATGGCCCCATCCAAGCGCACCCGGCCACCACCGCGCCCGGACCACCACCGCGCCCGGTGTCGCCCCGGCGTCACACCGACCGGTCGGCGCCGACGCTGATCAGTCCGGTCTCGTAGGCGACCACCACGGCCTGGGCCCGGTCGCGGATGCCGAGCTTGCCGAGGATCCGGGCCACGTGGGTCTTCACGGTGGCCTCCGACAGGTGCAGCCGCCGGGCCAGTTCGGCGTTGCTCAGCCCCTGGCCGAGCAGCCGCAGCACCTCCAGCTCGCGCGCGGTCAGCGCGGCCAGGTCGCGGTGCAGCGAGTCCGCGCCGGGGTCGCCGTGGGCGAAGCGCTCGACCAGGCGGCGGGTGATCGCCGGGGCCAGCAGCGCGTCGCCGGAGCGCACCATCCGCACGGCGGAGACCAGGTGCTCCGGGGTGACGTCCTTCAGCAGGAAGCCGCTGGCCCCGGCCGACAGCGCGGCGTAGACGTAGTGGTCCAGGTCGAAGGTGGTCAGGATGATCACCCGCAGCTCGCCCGGGTCGCCCGCGAGGATCCGGCGGGTGGCCTCCAGGCCGTCCAGCTCCGGCATCCGTATGTCCATCAGCACCACGTCCGGCCGGGTCCGCCGGACCGCGTCGACCGCCTCGGCGCCGGTGGCGGCCTCGGCCACCACCTCGATCCCGGCGGCGGTGAGGATCATCCGGAAGCCGGTGCGGACCAGCACCTGGTCGTCGGCGACCACCACCCGCAGCGGCTCGGTCACGAAGTCTCCAGTGGAATCAGTGCCCTGACCCGGTATCCGCCGGTCGGGCGAGGCCCGGAATGCAGGGTCCCACCATAGACGGCGATCCGCTCCCGCAGGCCGATCAGTCCGCGCCCGCCGCCGGAGGCGGCCGAAGGTCCGGGCCGGCCACCGGTGTCGACCACCTCCACCCGCAGCCGGTCCGCGCGGTACTCCACGGTCACCGTCGCCTCGGCGCCCACCGCGTGCTTCACCATGTTGGTCAACGCCTCCTGCACCACCCGGTATCCGGCGAGTTCGACGCCGGACGGCACCGGTCGCGGCGTGCCGACCACGGTCAGCCGCACCGGCACCCCCGACCGCCGGACCCGCTCGACCAGCGCCGCCAACCGGTCCAGGCCCGGCTGCGGGGCCAGCTCCACGGCGGTGGCGGGCTCCGCCTCGGCGCCCTCCGCCTCCTCGGCGTCCATCGTGAGCAGCCCCATGACCTGGCGCAGCTCCACCAACGCGGCCCGGCCGCCCGCCTCGACCGCCAGCAGCGCCTCGGCGGCCTGGTCCGGGGCGACCGCCATGACCGTGCGGGCGGCCCCGGCCTGGATCACCATCACGCTCACGTTGTGGGTCACCACGTCGTGCAACTCCCGCGCGATCCGGGCCCGTTCCTGCGCGACCGCGCGGCGCATCGCGGCCACCTGCCGCTGCTCCAGCGCGGACAGCCGGGCCCGGTCCTGGTCCGCGCGGTGCTTCCAGGTGCGGATCCCGTCGGCGGCCACCACGATCGGCACCAGCAGCAGGAAAGGCACGTAGGCGCTCGGCACCGAGTAGGAGCCGGAGTCGCCGAACACGCTGAACAGCAGCGCGG includes these proteins:
- a CDS encoding response regulator transcription factor, which translates into the protein MTEPLRVVVADDQVLVRTGFRMILTAAGIEVVAEAATGAEAVDAVRRTRPDVVLMDIRMPELDGLEATRRILAGDPGELRVIILTTFDLDHYVYAALSAGASGFLLKDVTPEHLVSAVRMVRSGDALLAPAITRRLVERFAHGDPGADSLHRDLAALTARELEVLRLLGQGLSNAELARRLHLSEATVKTHVARILGKLGIRDRAQAVVVAYETGLISVGADRSV
- a CDS encoding sensor histidine kinase produces the protein MIPTTARLRELTARALRPAGELPRPNRRNQVFDVLLALVLGVVAMRAAQSALGDSGGQPLGHRGPEGWLSPPLTALLTAVPLVLRRRYPLAVLWVVMAVTLLGMHDLPRGALYAGVIAAYSAAAYSPYRIPRLATLLLTALLFSVFGDSGSYSVPSAYVPFLLLVPIVVAADGIRTWKHRADQDRARLSALEQRQVAAMRRAVAQERARIARELHDVVTHNVSVMVIQAGAARTVMAVAPDQAAEALLAVEAGGRAALVELRQVMGLLTMDAEEAEGAEAEPATAVELAPQPGLDRLAALVERVRRSGVPVRLTVVGTPRPVPSGVELAGYRVVQEALTNMVKHAVGAEATVTVEYRADRLRVEVVDTGGRPGPSAASGGGRGLIGLRERIAVYGGTLHSGPRPTGGYRVRALIPLETS
- a CDS encoding YbaK/EbsC family protein codes for the protein MELTLESYPALSRPELLAGPVATALGGWSAGSAAEVEIAAIDPALADTAEFCRRYGVALEASANCVVIAAKRGGVTSYAACLVTATTRADVNGLVRRHLEARRASFAPVDAVLAATGMEYGGITPIGLPADWPVLVDPAVAEHPRVVVGSGIRGSKLWLPGRLLAGLPTARVLPGLGVPVG